Within the Montipora foliosa isolate CH-2021 chromosome 11, ASM3666993v2, whole genome shotgun sequence genome, the region GACATGCCTTTTGCTGCCGCCCACGAGGCTGCCCCGATGCGAAAGCTGTGCGTTTTATATCTATCTTCATCAAGGTTGCAGTATTGTAACACGTCTTTGAGAGACTGGGTAAAataagatctagaaataacggcCCCATCAGCCCAGCAAAAGAGTGGGCCCAGGGCACTTCCCCGTAATGTAACATAGTCTAACATCGGAGACACGGGACAAATAGGATGCTCTCTATACACAATGTTATTGAGTTCATCTCGTAGAAAGAAAAATTGGTCGATGGTTATGACATTTTTGGCATGCTGGCCCGTCCCCCCAGTAATTTCTCCAACCCTTAAGGCTGCAAAAAATGCAAGGGCATACATTGCCTTTATCAGCTTTCGCTGGTAACTCACAGATAACACGTCATCACATGCTGTTATAATGCGTTCCAATATTGGCAGTGTAATTGGGAGCCTAGTGTCTTGGGATGGATATAACTTACTATACCCCTGCAGAGCGAGTTTCACCATTTCAGATTTTGTGGGGTCTGGCCAGCCAGCTAACCGATGAGGACAACTCAGAGCCGATATATCGGTCATAACCGTAGACCCTGCATAGTTTTTCTCTGCCAAGAATGCCAGAAACAGTGCTAAGTTGTCACTAGAGAGGGGAAAGGTCGAAGTTGATGCTGGTAATCTCTCATTTTTAAATTGACGTAAAATTTCCCAAGGGCGTCTATAGGTTGACAAAGAAGTGGCACTGAGGCTAGCTTCCAGCAAGCGTCTTAGGGTGTCTCTCAATTCTCCGGCCTCAAATGTTCAGGTAGGGGAGTCGGGACCCGATCCATCCCGTGATACATGCCCTTGAATTTGTTGACCTGTAACCGAGACAAACTATCAGCGAGCCAATTCTGAACACCCGGTATGTGTTTTGCCCTGAATAGAATGTTATTCCGTAAACAAATGAGCACCAATTTTCTAATCAGTGAAAGCAAGTATGGGTCTCGTGATGTCTGCTTGTTAATAACATGAACAACACTCTTATAATCTGTCATGAATAAAACTTTCTTATTCCGTAGCTCGTGACACCACATGCTTAATCCGGCAACAATCGGAAAAAACTCGAGAAAAGAAATATCCCTCTCATTTTTCCAATTTGTTGGCCATTCACCATATGCCCAGTGGCTCCCAAAGACTATGCCATAACTTTTTGATTTTGTTGCATCAGTATAAAATCGCAGCTGACCTGAAGTTGTCCAAGCTTCCTCTAAGAAAAACGACTTGCCATTAAAAGATTGTAAAAACATTTCCCAGATTTGCAAATCCTGCCTTACTTCTTTTGTAACCCGAATGAAATGATGGGGGTGGTTTTTTATCAATTGTCAAGTTAATCATCCGCCACAGAAATACTCTACCGGGGACAACCACTGAACAGACAAAATTCAAGGAACCAATCAGGGATTGCAAGTCCCGAAGGGTGATCTTATTCCGACCCCGAGCCTTCTCAATACCTTCTACGCATTTGTCAACCTTTTCTTGAGGAAGCCTGGCTTCTAATTTGAGGTAATCCAATTCAATGCCTGCAAATGTGAGTACTGAGGAAGGGCCCTGAGTTTTTTTGGGAGCCATGGGAACCCCTATGTCTTCACAAAACAGTAAAAATCTTTGAAGTTTAGCCTGGCAATCTTGTGCGGACTCTCCGATTGTAAGGAAATCATCTAAAATGTGTAAAATGTGGGGAATACCGAGCTTATTGCGAGCTATCCACTCCATTGCTGTGCTCAAAAGTTCAAAGGTTTTACATGAACTAGAGCAACCCATCGGAAGACAACGGTTGTAATACCATTGGCCCTTCCATTGCAAACCTAATAAGGGATGGTCAGAAGGATGTACTGGTATTATTCTAAATGCAGTCCTCACATCAGTCTTGGCTAATACACAGTTTCGACCTAAAACTGTTATGAAATTGATAGCATCATCCACTGTAGCATATTTTACTGTGGAAAATTCTGGTGGAATGAATGTATTGACTGAATCTCCATAAGGAAAGGATAAATGATGAATCAGTCGAAATTCACCATGGGCTTTTTTCGGTATCAGCCCCAAAGGTGATACACGCAAGTTGCTAAAGGGTGGATAAGTAAAGGGGCCTAGTATATGCCCACTTTGCCTTTCCTTAATCAGCTTGCTGTCCACCACCTTTGGGTGTTGCAATGCTGACATCAAATTCTTTGCACCATAGGCCTTAGAGGGGCCCTGAAAGTGTAACGTAAATCCAAATGTGAAACCGTCGATCAaatttttttgaagtttgttctcATAACCTGTGAGATACATGGCTAGTGTGTTAACCTTGACTGGTGTGGGAAGCGGAGTGGGTAGAGATGTAGTTGCTTGACAACCCGGGTTTGGAGAAAGGGCGTTGTCCCACTCGTTTCTGGTTTTGCTGGCAGCGGGAAACGGGGTGATTAAGGCCGCATTTAAAGCACTGGTGTTTGAGGTCACACCCTGTGCAGTTGCCCCCCTTGTGGAAAGTCCAGCAAAACCCCTTTGGAAAAAACTGCCCACTTTGCTTAGTGGTTGACCTGGACGAAGGCGGCTGTTTGATTTTGGGGACACTGGCCCTCAGCCACAGCTCGCTGTGGATTTGGTCCCAAGGAATTAGCTCTTTTTGTCTGAGCATACGGAAATTTTCGTCATAAAATTTCCAGTTGGCCCCCCGTTCCGCAAGGTCTCTCACTGTAGTCCCATATTTCATTAATTGGGCTGTTTCTGAAGAGAAACGCTCGGAGTGAACAGCCACGAATGCTTGAAAAGCAGCCGTCCATTGATCAATAGTATGAATGGGCTGTTTTTTAATACTTTGCTCTAAGGAAAAGGTAGGCTGACCTCCCTTCCTATTTTGGACCCTAAAAGTATACTGATCATCATCACTAGTGCTGTTATGAAAGATAACAGCAAAATCTACATACTCATTACCCCAGATCTGTTTTTTAACCTTATCCAAGATCCTGTTTGACAAAGGAACAGCTACAGATACAAATGTGTTCTTACTAGTTGTAGGCTGCGTCGTTCCTTCGATCAGGTTGGACGTCACTTGTTGAATTGTAGCTTGTGCGGGCATCTGGGTCAGCACTGATCCATCTTGTTGGCGGCTGCCCATATTATTGTTCTGGGGTGGGGCTGGGATAAACTGTATGTCCGGCTGGCTTGCAGCTTGGGGATAGTTCACAATGATACCCGCCTCTTGTAAGCTCTTCTGGACTGCCGCGGCAATAGTCGTACCCAAATTTGCCAACCATTTGCCAGCATTTACACTCCTCGCACCTTGTGCTGTTGGTGGATTCGCCTCGGTTGAGCTCTGCAAATTCTCTTGTGCAGCTGAGTGTGCCGTTAGTTGACTCGGGTGAGGATTATTTTCCGCCACCCGTCTCCTTTGGGCAGCTCTTGTCGCATAGCTTGCCTTCCTTTTTGGTGGCATACTCGTCTGTTAACAGAGGTTAGCATTATTTAGTGTAGGTCCCTGTTGATCTGCTATAATCCTACAAGGATATCAACCCAAGAAAGTTCTGACTTTAGGCGGAATATGTATTCCTCCCAAAAGCCGGGAAACCCCATCTAATAGGAAAATACTGTCTGTCTACTGTTGACTTTTATTATTATCCCTGCGGCACGGCAATTGCATGATTGGCTCAAGGCAAGCAGCCCCTGCCGAAAGGTTATCATGCCAGGCACCGCACACTTGTACCCATATGAGAAGCTCTAGGTACACCACTTAACGCGGGGGCAGTGCCCCCATCTGAGCTCTCCCTCACCAAAGTAACCGTTCATGAACAATACATATTGAGACACCATCTCACAGTACACAGTACCACGGGAGATAAAGGGGGTAACACAGTCTCTTAAAATGTCGGTCAGCGGCGCCGATTCGGCTGCCAGCGTTTTGTTTTGCTCCgtaattttgttcttgttttgtgCTTTGTGCGCTTGCTATGTTCAATATGTGGCCAAATATTGTTGTCAAAGTGCCCATGGTGGTCCTCGTATACTGTATTGGCAAAATCCTGTCTTGCTGGTCGGTTGGTCAACAGTTTTATGCCTCCACGATCTGGctcggcggccatcttggatctGGTCATCGAATACCAAGTCCGAATTGCTCATCACTGCCAACAATTGTGTACTCCAGCTCAGAGCTGCGGCTAATTAGGAAGATCCAGCCCAAGCAAAGCCTTGACCCTGTTTTATGGGGACGTCTAGGCGACCTCGGGATtcgaaaactttttttttttttttcctttatttcgtcacaaatacaacaattacaacacaaGTAAAAACATATAGGAAGTAGCTAAAACAGCTgcgcatttgctgttgttagcattTTCGGGATTCAAAAACGGTATCGTTCTAAGCGTGGTGGTTGGAAATTATCTGTCAACTTGCCTCGCCATACCACAGGCATACCACCTCCAGAAGAACTGCCTCCTGCACCTTGTAATCTTACATCAAGTAACCTGCGAATTCCATCTGTTCTTTCAACAAATGTTCGATCTCTGCGGAACAAAATGGACGAACTGCAGGCTGTAGTCGATGTTAACAACCCAGATATTGTTTGCATAACTGAGTCGTGGCTGAAACCAGATATTCCGGACTCGACTGTGAGTCATGCTGGTGGGGTCTGTGCCTATGTGAACTCCGATATTCCTTGCCTGCGTGTTAGTGAGTTTGAATTTCCTGAGATCGAATCTATCTGGATCAAAGCGAGGCCGCACAGACTCTCAAGATTAGTCTCAATGATCCTGATCGGTACAATTTATCATCCTCCTGATAGCTGCCAAGAAGATAACCTGCGCCTCCTCAGACACATTCAGGAGAACGTGGATCAGTTCCTCCGTGATCACCCTGAGGGCCTTGTTCTTGTTAGTGGTGACTTTAATCCCACGAGCACTGGTATCACAGAGCTTACTACCAAAAGGGTGACGGGTCTGACCCAGATCATCAAAGTGCTGACTAGAGACACAGGGACATTAGACTGGTGTCTAACGAACCGCTCGAAGCTGATGGCTAGCCCTAAGCAACTTCCAAAGCTAGGGAAATCTGATCACTACTCTGTCCTTATCCAACCGTCCCAGTCCCCCACTGCCAGCAAAATCACCAAGAAGACCATTGAGAAGCGGGATCTAAGACCCAGCAGGTTGCGAGAATTTGGCCAGTGGATAGTGCAACAATCTTGGGAGGATGTGCTGAGCACCAGCCTTGTTCATGATAAATACAATCTTTTCATGAACAAGCTTGGTGCTGCGGTGGATACGTTTCTTCCAGTTAAGTCATTTCGCATTTCCTTGTCGGATAAACCTTGGATCTCTGCAAAAATCAAAGCCCTTACTCTCGATCGTCAACGATGTTTGCACAAGTTTGGGAAGGATTCTGCAAGGTTTAAAAAGGCTCGTAATGCAGTCCAACGAGAGTGCATCAAGTGTAAGAACTCATTTTACGATAGGAAGGTTGCTAAGCTCAAACATACAAACATCAAACGATGGTGGGACGAAGTGAAGGGCTTGGGAGGAGTGAAATGCGCTGAAAACTGGGTCCAGCAAGTGCTATCTGATCAACTACCGTCAGTTGAAGCGCTTGCAAACAGATTTAATAAATTCCTTGGTAACCTCACAGCTGAATTCACACCTCTGCCGTCTCAACCTCCTGggcagtttttctctgttcctGATTACCTTCTAGTGGGCAATCACACGGTTTACAAGTCCCTGGGTCAAATCAAATCGAACAAGTCTGCTGGGCCTGATCCTATCCCTGGTAGGGTGTGGAAAGAATTTGCCATGGAACTTTCCCCCATTGTAATGGACATCTACAATGCCTCGATGTCCCAAGGGTACGTCCCCCAGCATATCAAGCAGTCAGAAGTTGTCCCAGTCCCCAAGTGTTCACCTCCCAAATCAGTGGAGCAAGATTTACGCCCGATTACGTTGACTTCTCATCTTTCCAAAATCATGGAGGGCTTTACTCTTCAACCCCTGTTTGACCAAGTTTGCGAAAACCTGGATGACAAACAATTTGCACTTGAAGGAAAGTCAACTACCCATGCTCTGGTCTATCTACTGCATGTGATTCTGCAGTCCCTCGATGATGGTCACTCTTTTGCCCGAGTTTTCTTTGCTGACTTTAGCAAAGGATTTGACCTCGTAGATCATAACGCGCTCGTTTTAGAGATGCAATGTCTTGGCGTGCACGAAGGTATTATCCGCTGGATCTCTTCATTTTTGACTGATCGTATACAACGTGTAAAGATCGAGGGAGTGTACTCAAACTCCACCACGCCCAGAGGAGGGATACCGCAAGGGACTAAATTGGCGCCTCTTCTGTTCGCCATTCTGGTGAACAGATTGTGTCAGGATTGGCTGGAGAGAATtaaatatgttgatgacactTCAGTTTTCGAAATTGTTCCTCGTTGCTCCCCAAGTTACCTTCCCCTCATTGCTAATGGTATCAACAAATATGCAACCCAATGGAATATGAGGCTTAATGAGAAAAAGTGCAAGGAGATGGTCATTACATTCTTGAAATACCAGCCCTCCCCCGTGCCTCCCATGTTCCTGAACGGTGCAGCGATAGTTAGGGTCTCCAGTTTCAAGCTGCTTGGAGTAACATTATCAAACGATCTGTCCTGGAACGATCATTGTGATGAAATGCTTAAGAAAGCTTGTAAGCGCTTGTATGCGTTACGCTCCCTGAAGGCGGCAGGACTTAACCAGAAAGACCTAGTGTTAGTGTATTGTAGCCTTGTTAGATCTGTGGTTGAGTACGCTTCTCCTGTGTGGGCGGCGCTTCCGATTTACCTCCAGGATATGCTTGAAGCTGTGCAGAAAAAGGCCCTCTATATTATATTTGGTAAAATGGAATATGAAGAAGCCATGGAAACCGCTGGCCTCCAGTCCCTGTGTGCCAGAAGAAATGATGCATGCGTGAAGTTCATTGGTAAAGCCCGTATCAGTTCTCCACTTAACAGAATTATTCCCAGCCCAATCCTTTCTCAGCAAACTTATGACCTGCGCAACTCTCGTCCCAGACCCCTGCTGGGGCAAACGAACAGATTCAATGACTTCATAACATTAAAGTTTCAacatgttatttaattttaatttatttgctttatttgtATATTCATGTAATGCTGGCCGACCCAGCAATTCAGTCACGACTGCCATTGGgtcgaaataaacaaatatctaTCTATTCTATTCTATCTATAAAAGCTATAACCTTTGAGACCCAGTCTCTCGGTACACAGTACCACGGGAGATAAAAAGGGGGGGGACACAGCCCCTAAAACAATAACCTTCTGAGACACGGTCTCACGGTACAAAGTACCACGGGAGATAAGtgataggggggggggggggggtacccCTTCCCCTAAACCAAACAATAACACTCTGGGACAATAAACATTAACTCTTGCCCCTTAAAAATGGTGATATGCAATAGTTGTAGAAACGTTAATCACAAGTCCTTTCTAACAAGAAGTAAGGGTATCTTGATACCACTCCGAAAACCTTGTTAGGTTTTGCCTCAACTTAAGTAAAAGGAAATGACATTCAAAATGAGTGGAGAACTGAAATACAAGCCCTATGGTAACTGAGCAAGGCTGGACATGCAATTTAACACATAATGGATTTAACTCTGGATATGCCCATCTCCTTTACCGTTCAGGGCAAATAAAATGGCTCCTCGGTAGCTTCGATAAAGCGCTTGATGGCCTTCCTCGTTCAAGTGAATGCCATCCCCGGTAAAAATGTTCCGCGAAGGATTACATAATCCACGGTGTACCCAGAATTTCGCCCCGGGAATGCTTTTAACCGCTTCCTTCAGTAAGCCTTTCAAATGCCAAACCCTTTCGTTGTATCCCGAAAATGGCTGGTTTTTCCTGGGCAAAACTTGACATAATACAAAACATCGTAGCTGTAACTCTTTTAACAGAAGCTCAACCAGGGCGAGGATCGACCATTCGGCCGTGTCCGGGTCCGCGTCCTTGTCACATAAATCGTTCGAGTCAATGTCCATAATTACAACAGTGGGGGCGGTACCCCGAATCGTTTGTAAATCAAACTTGATCAGTTTGTCCACTGTTCTCCCCCCGATTCCGATCGTTTCGACCTTGCACGAGTGATCAACTCCAAACGTGCGTGAATAAAAACCACTGTAGTGGTTACGTTCAATAAATTCGACCATTCTTCGTACGAAGGAATGGCCAACCAACAAAGCACATGGCGAAGATTTGCAAGCCATCAAGTTACCACGAACGCCCTATTCTGCGGCGAT harbors:
- the LOC137977223 gene encoding uncharacterized protein, whose amino-acid sequence is MTDISALSCPHRLAGWPDPTKSEMVKLALQGYSKLYPSQDTRLPITLPILERIITACDDVLSVSYQRKLIKAMYALAFFAALRVGEITGGTGQHAKNVITIDQFFFLRDELNNIVYREHPICPVSPMLDYVTLRGSALGPLFCWADGAVISRSYFTQSLKDVLQYCNLDEDRYKTHSFRIGAASWAAAKGMSDSQIRVFGRWNSNAFLRYIRIPTLGT